The following coding sequences lie in one Streptomyces venezuelae genomic window:
- a CDS encoding DUF2000 domain-containing protein encodes MTTDITQNRHAPVRFDTKIAVVLREDLATWQRLNVTAFLVSGLGTRNPEVVGEPYEDADGTPYLPMFRQPVMVFEATKEVVTAAHRRALSRDLPRSIFTSDLFTTGNDRDNRAAVRAVHADGLDLVGMAVYGPRNAVDKVLKGARMHG; translated from the coding sequence GACATCACGCAGAACCGACACGCCCCCGTCCGCTTCGACACCAAGATCGCCGTCGTGCTGCGCGAGGACCTTGCGACCTGGCAGCGGCTGAACGTCACCGCGTTCCTGGTCAGCGGCCTCGGCACCCGGAACCCGGAGGTGGTCGGCGAGCCGTACGAGGACGCCGACGGCACCCCGTACCTGCCGATGTTCCGCCAGCCGGTCATGGTCTTCGAGGCGACGAAGGAGGTGGTGACGGCAGCGCACCGCCGCGCCCTGAGCCGTGACCTGCCCCGTTCGATCTTCACCTCCGACCTCTTCACCACCGGCAACGACCGGGACAACCGTGCGGCGGTGCGGGCCGTGCACGCGGACGGGCTGGACCTGGTGGGCATGGCGGTGTACGGCCCACGCAACGCGGTCGACAAGGTGCTGAAGGGCGCCCGCATGCACGGCTGA